One window of the Macaca thibetana thibetana isolate TM-01 chromosome 13, ASM2454274v1, whole genome shotgun sequence genome contains the following:
- the LOC126934082 gene encoding bax inhibitor 1-like: protein MIWLMATPHSHETEQKRLGLLAGFAFLTGVGLGPALEFCIAVNPSILPTTFMGTAMIFICFTLSELYARRRSYLFLGGILMSALSLLLLSSVGNVFFGSIWLFQANLYVGLVVMCGFVLFDTQLIIEKAENGDQDYIWHCIDLFLDFVTLFRKLMMILAMNEKDKKKEKK, encoded by the coding sequence ATGATTTGGCTGATGGCAACACCTCATAGCCATGAAACTGAGCAGAAAAGACTGGGACTTCTTGCTGGATTTGCTTTCCTTACAGGAGTTGGCCTGGGCCCTGCCCTGGAATTTTGTATTGCTGTCAACCCCAGCATCCTTCCCACCACTTTCATGGGCACAGCAATGATCTTCATCTGCTTCACCCTCAGTGAACTCTATGCCAGGCGCCGTAGCTACCTCTTTCTGGGAGGTATCTTGATGTCAGCCCTGAGCCTGTTGCTTTTGTCTTCCGTGGGGAATGTTTTCTTTGGATCCATTTGGCTTTTCCAGGCAAACCTGTATGTGGGACTGGTGGTCATGTGtggctttgtcctttttgatacTCAACTCATTATTGAAAAGGCCGAAAATGGAGATCAAGATTATATCTGGCACTGCATTGATCTCTTCTTAGATTTTGTTACTCTCTTCAGAAAACTCATGATGATCCTGGCCATGAATGAAAAggataagaagaaagagaagaaatga